One Plasmodium berghei ANKA genome assembly, chromosome: 13 genomic region harbors:
- a CDS encoding protein disulfide-isomerase, putative, with protein MKCINLLIAFFILINFYYTNQDDWGKKEIVSINMDTFNRILEDQNQITLLIVYTHWCQRSILLLENLENISSILMYDSNINISKINVAINHEIIHIFDVYSYPSLFLIKKKQVYKYIGLNNVQSILLWIQEYLDESIYEIKNKEKLVLFLELKEYNILTIFVIIKEKKYYNMINDLISICKLIENTFFFYIKDNNLITFFENAFVAKSDNLNIAEIKEKDIYGILYKNDFFDKYFYLFNNSLNILYENESIVDDKLNALAKWINEKSEPLVIRFSEYYFSTLFSPETITLFIFYNDINELNKTDIIKCAKKHKMVTFAISGNVEVYEKRLLSDLLIDDIKKPIMRITQFKNDVEVPYKYKPLSDEIEINEKTIDQFINEFLTDNKYFYKKSERILPDEYNNGYVKIIVADNYDEHIFNNDKNVVVLYYAPWCGHCHKFDPIYRRIGKRLKLYINQNEDYKNDVIISKIDAANNEIYNVPIEGYPTIYLYEKSNKRIPIMYTEDKTEEKLISWICQMTNTNINIEKFLSINLDDEKLFENYEEL; from the exons atgaaatgcataaatttgttaatagcgttttttattttaataaatttttattatacgAATCAGGATGATTGGggtaaaaaagaaattgtGTCTATAAATATGGACACTTTTAACCGAATTTTAGAGGATCAAAATCAAATTACATTATTAATAGTATATACCCATTGGTGTCAAAGATCTATTTTACTTCTtgaaaatttagaaaatatatcaagtatattaatgtatgatagtaatataaatatatcaaaaataaatgttgCTATTAATCatgaaataatacatatatttgatGTATATAGTTACCCTtccttatttttaataaaaaaaaaacaagtatataaatatatcggTTTAAATAATGTACAAAGCATATTATTATGGATACAAGAATACTTAGATGAAagtatatatgaaataaaaaataaagagaaattagttttatttttagaactaaaagaatataatatattgaCTATATTCgttataataaaagaaaaaaaatattataatatgatCAATGATTTAATTTCTATATGTAaattaatagaaaatacattttttttttatattaaagacaataatttaattacattttttgaaaatgcTTTCGTTGCAAAAAGTGATAACTTAAATATAGCtgaaattaaagaaaaagacATATATggaattttatataaaaatgatttttttgataaatatttttatctttttaataattcattaaatatattatatgaaaatgagTCTATTGTGGATGATAAACTAAATGCATTAGCAAAATGGATAAACGAAAAAAGTGAACCTTTAGTTATTCGTTTTTcagaatattatttttcgaCTTTATTCTCGCCGGAAACAATcacattatttatattttataatgatattaatGAGTTAAATAAAACCGACATTATTAAGTGTGCAAAAAAGCATAAAATGGTTACTTTTGCTATTTCTGGAAATGTAGAAGTGTATGAAAAGCGGTTATTGTCTGATCTCCTTAttgatgatataaaaaaaccGATTATGAGAATTAcccaatttaaaaatgatgtAGAAGTTCCTTACAAGTACAAGCCTTTGTCGGATGAGATCGAGATAAACGAAAAG ACTATTGATCAGTTTATTAATGAATTTCTAACGGATAATAAatacttttataaaaaaagtgagCGTATTTTACCAGacgaatataataatggatatgtgaaaataatagtagcagataattatgatgagcatatatttaataatgataaaaatgttgTAGTTCTATATTATGCACCTTGGTGTGGGCATTGCCATAAATTTGACCCAATCTATAGAAGAATAGGAAAAAgattaaaattgtatataaatcaaaatgaagattataaaaatgatgttATAATTAGTAAAATTGATGCGGCTAACAATGAGATATATAATGTTCCGATTG AGGGATATCCAACCATTTACTTGTATGAAAAATCCAACAAAAGAATTCCTATAATGTATACTGAAGATAAAACTGAAGAAAAACTTATTTCTTGGATTTGTCAAATG acaaacacaaatataaatattgaGAAATTTCTTTCCATAAATTTAGATGATGAAAAGCTTTTCGAGAATTACGAAGAATTATAG
- a CDS encoding DNA-directed RNA polymerase, alpha subunit, putative: MRLITISVWVLTILFTYNKCLKVKKLFYIPSNKENIFFENGLNKKKQNCSEKPFYTIRKYHASKNGAKHILGNNKDNNNNNTNPDINEEYKVFQKTNFIKKYQITKEEIDTYIEQIKNSKASGYEPKFPKDAFRTPDGLTNVILDYKYKNDNLKIHNYYYFFMQFLKKLSENNDNQNPNIKQPKNDNSLINIHDFLYLKKKGFFEGELYTWKNWIILNRGEWKDEIGYDNNENEEYEIKTIRPIVEPKMKRMPIEYWGSFRAIDFNVNHYPIYKKLFDYFNKINVTEDEPYHKIHPFLFYPRFSVGRDRGGLSYGDANYFGNYGDIYKKNEERKKRLKMLKENNNNGDASIDFDFGQNDNYENEDSKNNEDKESVINSNIHKEHFIDKYDFGPNDIKIEEATDVLIYPQNGRLYQKFYIGPLNITDGHTFGSLIKYVCQSQIYGYAIVGIKIHNMNEDTKIENTQEDLLEIALNLSDVCIYSKEINIETNIRLIFKGPLMLVAGMIPLPSHLKVVNKEQYICTIKENGYIDISIKIEYGKGHWITYDKGLYKREIGSDNECMKKRQIKEVVNNNYTPLTASFSPCRMVRITVHKIATKYWCEDRCEFTDPKQMLVVEIWTDPRMLPKNVLLYGIKNIKKILNKFREMIINDTDFPCDQEDREIKKLWPFIDRYKYLQTKQKMEGGPPIVNVDEELNTKNTNVNTDQNGLKMDEQIFKNPFTQSLMDPGNFPKHSNIMLPLQQTPPPYIDTLDWLKMEVNKDKNSTKLDGRNKRQHDKFKNKRIFDYDNYLDDQLADILSDNPSSS; the protein is encoded by the coding sequence ATGCGACTCATTACTATTTCAGTATGGGTATTAACAATActttttacatataataaatgtttaaaagttaaaaagttattttatatcccaagcaataaagaaaatatattttttgaaaatggattaaataaaaaaaagcaaaattGTTCAGAAAAACCATTTTATACAATCAGAAAATATCACGCCTCAAAAAATGGCGCAAAACATATCCTAGGAAACAATAAGGATAacaacaataataatactaatCCTGACATAAATGAGGAATATAAAGTATttcaaaaaacaaatttcataaaaaagTACCAAATAACAAAAGAAGAAATTGACACTTATATTgagcaaataaaaaacagcAAAGCAAGTGGTTATGAACCTAAATTTCCAAAAGATGCATTTAGAACACCAGATGGATTAACAAATGTTATTTTggattataaatataaaaatgataatttaaaaatacacaattattattatttttttatgcaatttttaaaaaaactatcagaaaataatgataaccAAAATCCTAATATTAAACAACCAAAAAATGACAATAGcctaataaatatacacgattttttatacttaaaaaaaaaagggtTTTTTGAAGGAGAATTATATACCTGGAAAAATTGGATCATACTTAATAGAGGGGAATGGAAAGATGAAATAGgatatgataataatgaaaatgaagaatatgaaataaaaacaataagaCCAATTGTGGAACCcaaaatgaaaagaatGCCAATAGAGTATTGGGGAAGTTTTAGAGCAATTGATTTTAATGTAAATCATTAtcctatatataaaaaattattcgattattttaataaaataaatgtaacTGAGGATGAACCATATCACAAAATTCAtccttttcttttttatccTCGATTTAGTGTGGGTCGAGATAGAGGAGGTTTGAGTTATGGTGATGCAAATTATTTTGGAAATTATGGagatatttataaaaaaaatgaagaaagaaaaaaaagattaaaaatgttgaaagaaaataataataatggagATGCAAGCATAGATTTCGATTTTGGtcaaaatgataattatgaaaatgaagattcaaaaaataatgaggATAAAGAAAGTGTTATAAATTCGAATATACATAAAGAGCATTTTATTGACAAATATGATTTTGGCCCCaatgatattaaaattgaAGAAGCAACAGACGTATTAATATATCCACAAAATGGAAGattatatcaaaaattttatataggTCCATTAAATATAACAGATGGACACACATTTGGTtcattaattaaatatgtatgtCAAAGTCAAATATATGGTTATGCTATAGTaggtataaaaatacataatatgAATGAAGATACAAAAATTGAAAACACACAAGAAGATTTACTTGAAATTGCTTTAAATTTATCTGATGTTTGCATATATagtaaagaaataaatatagaaacaaatattcgtttaatttttaaaggACCTTTAATGTTAGTTGCTGGAATGATCCCATTACCATCTCATTTAAAAGTTGTAAATAAAgaacaatatatatgtacaataaaagaaaatggaTACATTGATATTTCTATTAAAATTGAATATGGTAAAGGACATTGGATAACATATGATAAAGGTTTATATAAAAGAGAAATAGGATCAGATAATGAATGTAtgaaaaaaagacaaataAAAGAAGTTGTAAATAACAATTATACACCTTTAACTGCTAGTTTTAGTCCTTGCAGAATGGTTCGAATCACTGTTCATAAAATTGCAACAAAATATTGGTGTGAGGATAGATGTGAATTTACAGATCCTAAACAAATGTTAGTTGTTGAAATTTGGACTGATCCAAGAATGCTACCAAAAAATGTTCTATTATATggtattaaaaatattaaaaaaattttaaacaaatttagAGAAATGATAATCAATGATACAGATTTTCCATGCGATCAAGAAGATCgagaaattaaaaaattatggcCTTTCATTGatagatataaatatttacaaacTAAACAGAAAATGGAAGGAGGCCCACCTATAGTTAATGTTGATGAAGAActaaatacaaaaaatactaaTGTTAATACTGATCAAAATGGATTAAAAATGGATgaacaaatttttaaaaatccATTTACTCAATCTCTTATGGACCCAGGAAATTTTCCAAAACATTCAAATATAATGTTGCCATTGCAACAAACCCCCCCTCCATATATCGACACTTTGGATTGGCTTAAAATGGAAGTGAATAAGGATAAAAATTCTACCAAACTTGATggaagaaataaaagacaacatgataaatttaaaaacaaacGGATATTTGACtatgataattatttgGATGATCAGCTTGCTGATATATTAAGTGATAATCCGAGCTCTTCTTGA
- a CDS encoding HSP20-like chaperone, putative, with amino-acid sequence MLKLIKNFNIFSSILFFVHLLTVNCINSSYYHSRICKIKLINLSKPIAYKILKSAHFIRAPIKSIAINKKSNKKLILSITEQNDSDFDIELENLMKDIEDGKLGNESLKLYREIEKNAAIKEEEIKQIEEQIDQMEKMKSMNEHNVEEVINNTDKDLKTCVRKAFYNTEVNENDNMNVRKEYTNINKIEKTFDEIDDINSPNENLNINDIYKKINSMKDDGCKSVPFKDTAKEIMKYKGMLHMPYEMGTLLNNAKFDWRESLDHIELNIPIFDETNQEDILFQIKNDYIKLEIMVNGKKIILLDHKLCGKICCDDAYWVITKDYKINEKRIHLVLSKVDRFKYIWEKLFQDL; translated from the exons ATgctaaaattaataaagaactttaacattttttcaagcatccttttttttgttcatttacTTACTGTCAATTGTATTAATAGTTCGTATTACCACTCAAGAATATGCaagataaaattaattaatctTTCTAAACCTATAgcttataaaatattaaaatctGCCCATTTTATAAGAGCTCCTATAAAAAGTATAgccataaataaaaaatcaaataaaaaattaattttgtcTATCACAGAACAAAATGACAGCGACTTTGATATCGAACTTGAg aATTTAATGAAAGATATAGAAGATGGAAAACTGGGAAATGAGTCACTAAAGTTATATCGAGAAATTGAg AAAAATGCTGCCATAAAAGAGgaagaaataaaacaaatcgAAGAACAGATAGAccaaatggaaaaaatgaaatcaATGAATGAACATAATGTTGAAGaagtaataaataatactgACAAGGATTTAAAAACATGTGTTAGAAAGGCATTTTATAATACAGAggttaatgaaaatgataatatgaATGTTAGGAAAGAATACactaatattaataaaatagaaaaaacaTTTGATGAAAttgatgatataaatagtcCAAATGAAAAtcttaatataaatgatatatataaaaaaataaattctaTGAAAGATGATGGTTGTAAATCAGTTCCCTTCAAAGATACTGCAAAGGAGATAATGAag TATAAAGGCATGTTACATATGCCATATGAAATGGGAACCCTTTTAAATAATGCTAA GTTTGATTGGAGAGAATCATTAGATCATATTGAATTAAATATTCCTATTTTTGatg AAACAAATCAAGaagatattttatttcagataaaaaatgattatataaaGTTAGAAATCATGGTGAAtgggaaaaaaattattttattagatCATAAA TTGTGTGGAAAAATATGCTGCGATGATGCATATTGGGTTATAACAAAagattataaaataaatgaaaaacgCATTCATTTAGTTCTCTCGAAAGTGGATcgttttaaatatatttgggAAAAACTATTTCAagatttataa